Genomic segment of Sporocytophaga myxococcoides:
GTTATTATGGGAGATAAGGTAACTAAAGGTGCTCTTATTATTGATAGAGGCGCTAAAATCCATGCAACAGGTACATCCAGCAATCCTATTATCTTTACTTCAGGTGCTCCTGCAGGATATAAAAATTATGGAGATTGGGGTGGAATAGTTATCCTTGGTAAAGCTCCAAACAATGGGGGGGCTAATGTTAACATTGAAGGTGTCAGTGCTCAGGCTGGAGAAAACGGTAAGCATGGTGGAACTGATGCTGATGACAATTCAGGGGAATTCCAATATGTAAGAGTTGAATTCGCAGGTATAGCTCTTTCTCCAGACAATGAATTGAACGGTCTGACATTCGGAAGCGTTGGTCGTTCTACTAAAGTTGATCATGTTCAGGTATCTTTCTCTGGAGATGATGCTTTTGAATGGTTCGGCGGTACTGTAAATGCTAAATACCTTGTGGCTTATAGAAGCTGGGATGATGATTTCGATACTGATAACGGTTTCTCTGGTAATGTACAGTATGGAATAGTAGTAAGAGATCCTTCTATTGCTGATATCTCTCTTTCTAATGGCTTTGAATCAGATAACAATGCAACGGGAGGTCCTGAGGCTCCATTAACAGCTGCTCAGTTTTCCAATATTACAGTTCTTGGTCCTTATGCTTTCAAAGTGAAATCAGTAGCTTCAGCATCAAAGAAAATATATAACTATACATTTGGTGACATCAACGGAAGTTACGGTCAGGGAGCGCATTTAAGAAGAAATACAGCCCAATCAATTTATAACAGCGTTATAATAGGTTTCCCAACAGCAGTAAATTTTGAGAAAACTAACTCTGGTTCAAAATTCTCAGGTAACTTCTTAAGCAGATATAAAACACTTGCTGCGTTCAGTTCTGGAAATGGTAATGATACAACAGGTTTTGCAGCCAATAACAGAACACTTGCAGGATTTAACTTGGCAGATTACTTTGCTGGTGTGGTTAATCAGAGAATAGATTCAAGTTCAAATGTTGCAAACATATTCGAACTGTCTAATCCTAATCCATTGTTGAAAGCAGGTTCACCTCTTCTTTCTGGTTCAAAATCAGTACCTGCTGGTCTTGAGCAAACTTCTTTCGTAGGTGCATTTGATGGTTCTAATAACTGGATGCATGGATGGACTGAATTTGATCCGAAAAACAAAGCTTACTAAAATCCAATCAATTAATTCCCAATGAAGCCGGAAGCAAATGTTTCCGGCTTCTTTATAAATTAAAAATCTGAAGCATTTTAAACAGGAGAGACCATGCTAAAGAAATTAATAATAGTTATCTTATTAGGTAGTGTATTTTTGTCTTGTAAGAAGTCTTATAATCCGGAAAACCTTGTTACTGCTGGGCAAAAAGATACTTTGCTTACTACACTGATTATTCAAATGGATAAACTTCAATCTGGTGCAAATATGGAGACCCGTTTTGATGAGCAATTCAGAGAGGGATATGAGCAACGCAAAAGATTTTTTTCATTAGATCAATATTATATTGATGAAGATGGTTTTCATTATTTTATGATTATCAGAAGAGTGCCAAGTCTTTATGAAGCTAATAAAAGAGCGGAAGCAGGAAAATTCAGAAAAGATGCAAACGGTAAAATTACTGAATTTGAAGAGATCTTTCTGACTCCTATTTTATCAGATAAGGAGGCGCATGATAAAGGTGTTGCCTTGCTTCATGAATATATCACAACTGGAAATATTGATAAGTATAAAAACGATATCTCTTATGTGGAATTTCCAAATCTTACCTGGACTTATAATAAAGAAAAAAAGGCTTGGGTTAATGCAGGTTTGGATAGTCTGCTAAAAAAGAATTGATTTGTTGTTTAATTTCATTATTTACAAAGCCCGTTATTTTAGCGGGCTTTTATTTTATCTGCTGATTGGTATTTGTTTTTACTCTGTAGTTTTGCGATTTTTAGTATTAAATTTTTCAAATGGAGAGCCTGTTCAAAAGAATAGACAATAGCGGAATTGTTGCTTTCAGAATTGTATTTGGGATCATCGTATTTATTGAAACATCAGGAGCAATTCTTACCGGTTGGGTTTATGATATTTTTATTGAGCCAGAATATGTATTCAATTACATCAGCGTGGAATGGCTGAAACCCCTACCAGGCAATGGAATGTACTTTTATTATGCAACTATGGCGTTACTTGGTCTTGCAATAGCTGCAGGTTTTTTTTACAGATTATCCTCCGTGCTCTTTGCTTTTATGTGGTGGGGAAGTTATCTCATGCAAAAAGCTCATTATAATAATCATTACTACCTCATGATTCTGCTTGCGTTCTTAATGATTTTTGTTCCTGCTCATAAAAGGTTATCGCTGGATGTAAAGAGGAAAGCTGTCACTGAAGAAAAATACTGTTCAGCATGGTGTCATTATATTCTTTTATTTCAGATCTCGATAGTTTTTATTTTCGCCGGTATTGCAAAGATCAATCCTGACTGGCTTGCTATGAAACCTCTTTCATATAAGTTTTCTGAATGCAGCAATTGGCCTATAGTAGGATGCTTATTCAGATCTGACTTTATGAAATATCTTGTTTTTTATGGCGGACTTTGTTTTGACCTTTTTATTGTACCACTTTTACTTTGGTCAAAGACAAGAAAATATGCTGTTGTGATGGCTGTTTTCTTTAACCTTTTTAATGCAGTTGTATTTCAGGTTGGTACATTTCCTTTTTTAATGATCGGTTCATTAATTCTCTATTTTCCTCCATCTATAATTGGTAAGGTTTTATTTAAAGTTCAAATTGAGAATACATTAAAGGAGGAAGATAAGAAACCTTCACTAGCTTATGCTCTAATATTTTATGCAATTATTCAGATATATTTACCTTTGCGACATTGGCATTATGAAGGAGATGTAAACTGGAATGAAGAAGGTTATTCTATGGCCTGGAGAATGATGTTAAATTCCAAGCATGGGGTTCTGTCATTTATTGTGAAAGATGCTCAGGGAAGAATGCTTATACATGATTATCCTCAGAATAAAATATCAATTTCTCAGTACCACTCAATGTGTTCAGATCCTGATATGATATGGCAATATGTGCAGTACCTA
This window contains:
- a CDS encoding HTTM domain-containing protein, translating into MESLFKRIDNSGIVAFRIVFGIIVFIETSGAILTGWVYDIFIEPEYVFNYISVEWLKPLPGNGMYFYYATMALLGLAIAAGFFYRLSSVLFAFMWWGSYLMQKAHYNNHYYLMILLAFLMIFVPAHKRLSLDVKRKAVTEEKYCSAWCHYILLFQISIVFIFAGIAKINPDWLAMKPLSYKFSECSNWPIVGCLFRSDFMKYLVFYGGLCFDLFIVPLLLWSKTRKYAVVMAVFFNLFNAVVFQVGTFPFLMIGSLILYFPPSIIGKVLFKVQIENTLKEEDKKPSLAYALIFYAIIQIYLPLRHWHYEGDVNWNEEGYSMAWRMMLNSKHGVLSFIVKDAQGRMLIHDYPQNKISISQYHSMCSDPDMIWQYVQYLKQEMEEKGEKSVQIFADSRLSLNGRDLEAFIDPKVDLAQVTWYHFKHSDWIIPKR